A stretch of Episyrphus balteatus chromosome 2, idEpiBalt1.1, whole genome shotgun sequence DNA encodes these proteins:
- the LOC129911839 gene encoding pickpocket protein 28-like isoform X1, with protein MSWQNTPVIIGISPHPAYIHKIPFPAITVCNMNQVIKGRVEHYKEKDPDPIPYGLLQMICLRDDTNFSQYKTLPQPETQLFSDFISHHVQDCEGMMRSCRMGGIYQNCSDFFRPVLTDEGLCCLFNSVHPSFLYKKDPYPNLRDLTATDGRVPVYWNPETGYQQNLPPKYYPRVASGTGFSMALSIMFDAEMNDYYCSSTMGPGFKIVLHNPIETPFVKETGLPVQLGYETKFRLEAVQTEASDDMRGLRQRDRQCHFNSDSKLHYYLQYSHRNCERECDSQLYFKYCGCVPYHLPQMFPNVSECRLKDFACLTSIKDTSIVVKDKCKTKCLPGCFDLTYKATTFAAPLTMGGYAVNFLNAENGKNFSNEYIKENIAVVHFYYEENVYHGNMRYSFIGLTQFLSSTGGLLGLFTGFSLISVVEVFYYLILRPIRDILTRKKKKTDNYLKPRLVQVRSSLIDNRNIKNVGRLADVAHFKSKLSHHSFDGRDRDNFQYRHLENAQVFE; from the exons ATGTCCTGGCAAAATACTCCTGTAATAATTGGAATAAGTCCACATCCAGCTTATATTCATAAGATTCCATTTCCTGCCATAACAGTTTGCAATATGAATCAAGTTATCAAAGGACGAGTTGAACATTACAAGGAAAA ggaTCCAGATCCAATACCTTATGGTCTTCTTCAAATGATCTGCCTTCGAGACGATACAAATTTTAGCCAGTACAAGACTTTGCCCCAGCCAGAAACCCAATTGTTCTCGGATTTTATTTCGCAT CACGTTCAAGATTGTGAAGGAATGATGAGATCCTGTCGCATGGGTGgaatttatcaaaattgttcTGATTTTTTCCGTCCAGTCTTAACTGATGAAGGACTTTGTTGCTTATTTAATTCTGTACATCCatcatttttgtacaaaaaaga tccCTATCCAAATCTTCGTGACTTGACGGCAACTGATGGAAGAGTACCAGTTTATTGGAATCCAGAAACTGGCTATCAACAAAATCTTCCACCAAAATACTATCCAAGGGTTGCTTCTGGAACTGGGTTTTCAATGGCACTTTCAATAATGTTTGATGCAGAAATGAACGATTATTATTGTTCTTCAACAATGGGTCCTGGATTTAAG ATTGTTCTTCACAATCCAATCGAAACTCCATTTGTCAAAGAAACTGGTCTGCCCGTTCAGCTTGGCTATGAAACAAAGTTCCGTTTAGAGGCTGTACAAACCGAAGCCTCAGATGATATGCGAGGCTTACGTCAGCGAGACCGTCAATGTCACTTTAATTCTGACAGTAAACTGCATTACTACTTGCAATACTCCCATCGTAACTGTGAACGTGAGTGTGATTCGCAGTTGTATTTCAAATACTGCGGATGTGTTCCATATCATTTGCCTCAGATGTTTCCAAACGTATCCGAATGCAGACTAAAAGATTTCGCCTGCCTAACCTCAATCAAAGACACTTCAATTGTTGTTAAGgacaaatgcaaaacaaaatgtCTACCAGGATGTTTTGATTTGACCTACAAAGCAACAACTTTTGCTGCTCCACTTACAATGGGTGGATATGCAgttaattttttgaacgctGAAAATGGTAAGAATTTTTCAAACGAATACATCAAAGAGAATATTGCTGTGGTGCATTTTTATTATGAAGAAAATGTTTATCATGGAAATATGCGATATAGTTTTATTGGATTGACACAGTTTTTAT CAAGTACGGGTGGTCTTCTTGGACTTTTTACTGGATTCAGTTTGATATCAGTTGTTGAAGTTttctattatttaattttaagaccGATTCGAGATATATTGACaaggaagaaaaagaaaacggATAATTATTTGAAG cccAGATTGGTTCAAGTTCGATCATCTTTGATAGAtaacagaaatatcaaaaatgtCGGAAGATTAGCTGATGTAGctcattttaaatcaaaactttCACACCATTCATTTGACGGTCGAGATAGAGATAACTTTCAATATCGTCA TTTAGAAAACGCGCaagtttttgaataa
- the LOC129911839 gene encoding pickpocket protein 28-like isoform X2 — MSWQNTPVIIGISPHPAYIHKIPFPAITVCNMNQVIKGRVEHYKEKDPDPIPYGLLQMICLRDDTNFSQYKTLPQPETQLFSDFISHHVQDCEGMMRSCRMGGIYQNCSDFFRPVLTDEGLCCLFNSVHPSFLYKKDPYPNLRDLTATDGRVPVYWNPETGYQQNLPPKYYPRVASGTGFSMALSIMFDAEMNDYYCSSTMGPGFKIVLHNPIETPFVKETGLPVQLGYETKFRLEAVQTEASDDMRGLRQRDRQCHFNSDSKLHYYLQYSHRNCERECDSQLYFKYCGCVPYHLPQMFPNVSECRLKDFACLTSIKDTSIVVKDKCKTKCLPGCFDLTYKATTFAAPLTMGGYAVNFLNAENGKNFSNEYIKENIAVVHFYYEENVYHGNMRYSFIGLTQFLSSTGGLLGLFTGFSLISVVEVFYYLILRPIRDILTRKKKKTDNYLKPRLVQVRSSLIDNRNIKNVGRLADVAHFKSKLSHHSFDGRDRDNFQYRQ, encoded by the exons ATGTCCTGGCAAAATACTCCTGTAATAATTGGAATAAGTCCACATCCAGCTTATATTCATAAGATTCCATTTCCTGCCATAACAGTTTGCAATATGAATCAAGTTATCAAAGGACGAGTTGAACATTACAAGGAAAA ggaTCCAGATCCAATACCTTATGGTCTTCTTCAAATGATCTGCCTTCGAGACGATACAAATTTTAGCCAGTACAAGACTTTGCCCCAGCCAGAAACCCAATTGTTCTCGGATTTTATTTCGCAT CACGTTCAAGATTGTGAAGGAATGATGAGATCCTGTCGCATGGGTGgaatttatcaaaattgttcTGATTTTTTCCGTCCAGTCTTAACTGATGAAGGACTTTGTTGCTTATTTAATTCTGTACATCCatcatttttgtacaaaaaaga tccCTATCCAAATCTTCGTGACTTGACGGCAACTGATGGAAGAGTACCAGTTTATTGGAATCCAGAAACTGGCTATCAACAAAATCTTCCACCAAAATACTATCCAAGGGTTGCTTCTGGAACTGGGTTTTCAATGGCACTTTCAATAATGTTTGATGCAGAAATGAACGATTATTATTGTTCTTCAACAATGGGTCCTGGATTTAAG ATTGTTCTTCACAATCCAATCGAAACTCCATTTGTCAAAGAAACTGGTCTGCCCGTTCAGCTTGGCTATGAAACAAAGTTCCGTTTAGAGGCTGTACAAACCGAAGCCTCAGATGATATGCGAGGCTTACGTCAGCGAGACCGTCAATGTCACTTTAATTCTGACAGTAAACTGCATTACTACTTGCAATACTCCCATCGTAACTGTGAACGTGAGTGTGATTCGCAGTTGTATTTCAAATACTGCGGATGTGTTCCATATCATTTGCCTCAGATGTTTCCAAACGTATCCGAATGCAGACTAAAAGATTTCGCCTGCCTAACCTCAATCAAAGACACTTCAATTGTTGTTAAGgacaaatgcaaaacaaaatgtCTACCAGGATGTTTTGATTTGACCTACAAAGCAACAACTTTTGCTGCTCCACTTACAATGGGTGGATATGCAgttaattttttgaacgctGAAAATGGTAAGAATTTTTCAAACGAATACATCAAAGAGAATATTGCTGTGGTGCATTTTTATTATGAAGAAAATGTTTATCATGGAAATATGCGATATAGTTTTATTGGATTGACACAGTTTTTAT CAAGTACGGGTGGTCTTCTTGGACTTTTTACTGGATTCAGTTTGATATCAGTTGTTGAAGTTttctattatttaattttaagaccGATTCGAGATATATTGACaaggaagaaaaagaaaacggATAATTATTTGAAG cccAGATTGGTTCAAGTTCGATCATCTTTGATAGAtaacagaaatatcaaaaatgtCGGAAGATTAGCTGATGTAGctcattttaaatcaaaactttCACACCATTCATTTGACGGTCGAGATAGAGATAACTTTCAATATCGTCAGTAA